Genomic DNA from Paenibacillus sp. KS-LC4:
CGATGTTGATATCACCTAAGTAAAGGGTGTACCTGAGTATGCTTCGTTTTTGGCTCGAACGCGCCATGCAAATGCTGCTTGTCATTTTTTGCGTAGCGACGCTGACCTTCATTTTAATGAGGGTGTCTCCGGGCGATCCGGCGAGAATTTTACTGACCACGCACAATATCCCGGCTTCTCAGGAGGCGATTGACGCACTGCGGGAGGAAATGGGACTGACAGACTCCTTATGGAGCCAATATATACGCTGGCTTGGCGATGTATTTACATGGCAGTGGGGGACGTCTTATATGTCCAAGGAGCCGGTTGCTGGCGAACTGCTTAAAAGGCTGCCCGCTACACTGGAGCTGGCCTCGGCTGGCGCATTTGTCATGCTGCTGGCAACCTGCCTCATCGGCCTCGTCACCGCCATTTTTTCAACAGGGCTGCTTGATCGGATGGGCCGATTAATGGCTCTGCTTGGCGCCTCGATCCCCTCCTTTTGGCTCGGTTTTTTATTGATTTATTTTTTCTCGGTCCGGCTCGGCTGGCTGCCTTCCATGGGACGCGGCAGTATTGCTCACCTCTTAATGCCGGCGGTTACGCTAGGGCTTGGACTTGGTGCGGTATATGCCCGGGTTTTGCGGACGAACATGCTTGAGATGAACAGTCAGAACTTCGTCAAGGCCTCGCGAGCGCGAGGCTTGTCCAAGGGAAGGATTTTAATCTTCCAAGTGTTTAAGCATGCGTTTTTGCCGATTTTGTCGATGCTGGGGACAAGCTTTGCATTTATGCTGGGGGGGAATGTGATCGTCGAGACGATCTTTTCTTGGCCCGGGTTAGGCAAATATATAATAGAAGCGATAACGGCGCGGGATTATCCGGTCATTCAAGGTTATGTGGTATTCACCTCCTTCTTGTTTGTCGCGATCCATTTGGCGGTAGAAGCTTTATATGTGCGCTTGGACCCGCGGCTGCGGGCAAGCTAGGAGGAACCTTTTTTATGCCGACCCTATTTCAGAAAAAGAATACAAGCCTGCTGCTTGGCATCGGCCTATTTGCAGTTATCGTCCTGCTGGGCTTGCTTGCCCCATGGCTCGCCCCTCACGACCCGCTACAGGTTCATTTATCCAATCGGCTTCTGTCGCCGAGCGGCGAATACCCCTTCGGCACCGATCATTTGGGACGCTGCATTTTATCTCGTATATTGTACGGCATTCGGACGACGGTTTCGATTGCTTTTGTTATTTTGGGCTTGAGCTTATGTATTAGCTTGCCGATTGGGCTGTTGACCGGCTATTTTGGCGGGAGAACCGATCATTTTTTCATGCGGCTGATGGACGGTACGCTCGCGTTTCCCGATTTTGTGCTGACGATTGCGATTGTAGGCATTCTCGGACCCGGGTTCACGAATATGATTCTGGCGATTGTTATTGTGAGGTGGGCCAATTATGTCCGGCTTATCCGCGGGCTTGTGCTTAAGGTGAGCAAGGAGGATTATTTGATTACAGCCCGCATGTCCGGCAATTCGCATTTGCGAATTATGCGCCGTTATATTTTGCCGCAAATCGCAGCGCCAATTGCTGTATTTAGTACGCTGGACATAGGCAAAATCGTGCTGCTCATCGCCGGTTTATCGTTCCTCGGCTTAGGCGTGCAGCCGCCGACTCCTGAATGGGGCGTCATGCTGCATGATGCTACACGTTATTTTCAGCTTGCGCCGCATGTCATGATTTTTCCGGGGCTTGCGATCGTAAGCTTCGTATTGGCTTGCCAATTAATTGGCGACCGTTTTAAAGAGCGGCATGCTCACGTTCCGAAAGAGGTGTAAGATGGCGGAGAATCGTACCGACATAATGGACAGCGCAGGCTTTAACGATACCCCGCTGCTCCGCGTTCAAAATATGGAAATTTCCCGGCAGCAGGCTGGAAAATGGTGCCCTATCGTGAAGCATTTTTCCTTGGAGCTTCATGCTGGTGAAATGGCTGCGCTTGTAGGACCAAGCGGCTGTGGCAAAAGCATGACGGCCCATGCGCTTGTAGGGCTGCTGGAAACCGAACTGCGCCTGACAGGCGGGCAAATTTTGTACGGGGGAGAGGATATTTCCCGTTATGATGAGCGGCGCTTGCAGCAGCTTCGCCGAGAGGAGATCGCCTTGCTCATTCAGCATTCGCTTAGCGGACTTGATCCGATCCGCACGGTACGGAGGCAGATGGTCGAGACGCTGAGGCTGAAGGCGAGGCACTCGCGTAAAGAAATGGAATCGTATTTATATATGCTGCTGGAGCGTATGGGCTTTGCGGAGCCGAAGCTGATATTGGACGCATACCCTTTTGAGCTAAGCGGAGGCATGCGCCAAAGGGTGCTGCTTGCGATGATGCTGAGCACGGAGCCGAAGCTGTTGATTGCCGATGAGCCGACGACGGCGCTGGATGCGCTCAATCGCGACCGGGTATTAGCTTTGCTAAAGCAGCTGCAAGCGGATTTTGGCCTGACGGTGCTGCTCATTTCGCATGACGAGCAAAGCGTCCACAAATTTGCGGATCGCGTCATTACGATGCAGTCCGGAGGGATAACCTCAGCCCAAGCGGGGGGAAGCGCCCTATGATTGTGCTGGAATTGCGTCAAGTGGCCAAGTTCTACCCGCTGCGGCTGCTGAGAAGGCGAGGCGGGCTCAAGGCGAGGGACGGCAAGGCGTCCGTTCAAGCTGTGAAGCAGGTAAATCTTGCGCTGCACCTTGGTGAAACGCTTGGGCTTGTTGGAGAAAGCGGCAGCGGAAAAAGCACATTGGCCAGACTCATTATGAAGCTTGAAACGCTGAGCTCTGGACAGATTTTGCTTGGCGGTCAGTCCATTCATGAACCTCATATGAAGGAGCTGCACCTATACAAAAGGGTACAGCTTGTGTTGCAAGATTCCGCAACCTCACTGCATCCCCGAATGCTCGTGAAGGAAGTGCTTGCGGAGCCGATGCGAAATTTTGACGCGCTGCGTCCGCTGGAAATTCGGGAGGCCAGCGTGCAGCTTATACGAGCCGTTGGCTTGGACGAAAGCTTCTTGGAGAAGCTGCCGCATCAGCTAAGCGGCGGGCAGAAGCAGCGTGTATGCATCGCAAGAGCGCTGGCTGTGCGGCCGGCTTTGATCATTTTCGACGAGTCGTTAGCCAGTCTCGATCCTTTATCACAGGCATCTATTGTGGCGATGCTCCAGCAAATTCAGCGAGGGCAAGAGCTATCCTACTTATTCATTACGCATGATCTGGAGCTTGCCCGTCGGCTGTGCGACCGAGTTGCCGTCATGTATCAGGGCGAAATCGTAGAAACGTTTAGCCAGTGGGAGGAAGGGGCGCTCAAGCATCCGTATACCCAAGCTTTATTTGCGACGCATGCTGAAGCTGTAAATGTGGGAGCTGCTGCATACGCGGAAAACGCTGAGTAGAAGGTTATCATTAGAACGAATAAAAGCTAGATCGCCCGCTGCGATTCTCTTACGCGCATAATATTGGAAGCTCAGTGGAACCCTATGCAATAAAAGAGCACAAAGGGGTTCAATCATGATGCTAATGAGCTTATGGAAGCAGCTAAAAAGAAAGCTTCGCCGCCGTCCGCTATGGACGCTAGGCAGTATTGCCTTGCTCGCCTTAACGCTAGCGGGCGCTGTCTGGCAGCCTGGGAAAGCGGCTGCGGCCGTCCGCTTGACTAGCGCCGTCACCCATTTTGCCGATTCAGCGTCTGCCGCTAATGTCGTAGGTGCAGCTTTTCGTTCAGGAGCCGTCACCCGCCCCTCTGCCGACTTGCTGCGCGAGCTGCGAGAGCAGCAGGAGCCAGTAAGCGTCATGCTGCGGCGCTACTATTTATGCGGGCAGGAGAGCAGGCCGCTTGGGCGCATGACCTCGCTCCAGCTCATCCGGCTGCTGGAGGCAAATAGCAGCTGGCACGCCACCTTCGATAAAACGAACAATCGGGTGCTGGTGGAGCAGACGGTGGATGAGTTTTCGAAGCATTGCCAGAATGAAGCGTATATGGGCGTGGATAAACAGGGGAATTTGTCGCTGTTTGAAGGGGAGCCCCAGCAGGAAAAGGTGCTGCGAACTTTTTTTCAACTGGATATTCGGTATTTGGAAAGCAGCTTGCCTCACGATAAAGTAGAACAGCTGTCGCATGGGATTAAAATTAATGACATGGATGAATTTAATAGCGTTCTGTCTACCTTTAGCGATTATGAGCTCGGACATGGCAAAGCCACTAAACGATCCGCTTATTAAATGAAAATAGCAGCCCAAAGGACGTTCTTATAGAGGACGTCCTCTTCTTGTTGTATAATGAATGGTGGTGCAATGAAAAGCGACTGCTCCTAAGCAGTTTCCTCAAACGCATGTTCTCATCCTTTCTGTCTTTTGGTATAATAGGAGAAATACACGGCAGGAATAAGGAGTTGGCGGTTTGCGCGTTCTTGGCATAGACCCCGGTATTGCGATAGCGGGTTTTGGTTTCGTTGATAAAGTGGGTCATAAGCTTAAGCCCGTTCAGTATGGCTGTATTCAGACGGAGGCGCATACGCCGCCCGAGGAGCGGCTCATTCAAATTTATGATTCGGCAGTTGCTCTTATGGATAAGTACAAGCCCGATTCGGTTGCAGTGGAGAAGCTGTTCTTTAATCGGAACGTATCAACGGCGTTTGCGGTTGGGCAGGCGCGCGGGGTTATTATTTTGGCGGCGGCGCAGCGCGGGCTTCCGGTTGCGGAATATACGCCGCTGCAAGTTAAGCAGGCCGTTGTAGGCTATGGCAAGGCGGAGAAGCGCCAAGTGCAGGAAATGGTCAAGATGTTCCTAAATTTATCGGCCATTCCGAAGCCTGATGATGTAGCAGATGCGTTGGCAGTAGCTATTTGCCATGCCCATTCGGCGGTTTTAGTTCAAAAATTAAATGAGGCGGGACGATCATGATTGATTTTTTACGAGGAATAGTGTCCCATATTGAGCTGGAGTATGTGGTGCTGGATGTACGAGATGTCGGTTACCGGGTGTTTACGCCGAATCCGTACGCGTTAGCGAAGAAAGAAGAAGCCGTCACCCTTTATATTCATCATTCCGTCCGTGAGGATGCGATTTTGCTGTATGGGTTTGCAACGCGTGAGGAACAGACGCTGTTTCGCAAGCTGCTGGAAGTATCGGGCATTGGTCCCCGCGTAGCGCTGGGCATACTCGCAGGAGGCAAGCCGGAAACGGTTATTGCTGCCATCCAGCAGGAGAATATTACGTTTCTTACGAAGCTGCCCGGAATTGGCAAGAAGACGGCGCAGCGGATGATTTTGGATTTGAAGGACAAGCTTGCGGGCATCGCAAGCGATGCGGCGGTGCTGTCGGCGGCGGGCGCTTATCTGGAGCCCGATTTATTTCAAGGCGGCAGCGGCCAGGGAGCGGGAACCGCATGGGAAGAAGCGCGTGAGGCGCTCGCAGCGCTCGGTTATACAGCTGCGGAGCTTGATCGGGCATGGCATGGCTTGCAGCAGACGGTTGTTCCAGAGGAAACGGTCGATTCCCTCATGAAGCGCGCTTTGCAGCAACTGTTTAAAGGTTGACGAAAAGGAGCTGAGCACGGATGGACGAAAGAATTATTTCCGCCAACCTTATGATGGATGATCAGGCGGTGGAGCTAAGTCTGCGTCCTCGTTATTTGGCTGAATATATCGGTCAATCGAAGGCGAAGGAAAATTTGAAGGTATACATAGACGCGGCAAAGCTTCGCAAGGAAGCGCTCGATCATGTATTGCTTTACGGGCCGCCCGGACTTGGGAAAACAACGCTGTCGAACATTATCGCCAATGAGCTTGGCGTAAACCTGCGCACGACATCGGGACCAGCCATTGAGCGTCCAGGAGACCTTGCTGCCCTGCTGACGAATTTGCAGGAGGGCGACGTGCTGTTTATTGATGAAATTCATCGACTGCACCGTACAGTGGAGGAAGTGCTTTACCCGGCAATGGAGGATTACGCGCTCGATATTATGATTGGCAAAGGTCCAAGCGCAAGATCCGTACGGCTTGATTTGCCGCCATTTACGCTGATTGGCGCAACGACTAGGGCGGGACTGCTTTCCGCTCCGCTGCGGGATCGCTTCGGCGTCATTAGCCGGCTGGAATTTTATACGGTCGATGAGCTTGCTTATATTATTTCGCGCTCGGCGGAAATTTTTAATATTTCCATCGTAGGCGAAGCCTCGCGGGAAATTGCGCTGCGCTCCCGTGGCACACCGCGGATTGCCAACCGCCTGCTTAAGCGGGTCAGGGATTTTGCCCAAGTTCGCGGCGATGGCATTATAACAGATGAAATAGCAAGCTCAGCGCTGGAGCTGTTGCAGGTTGATCCGATGGGTCTGGACAGCATCGACCATAAAATGCTGCAAGCCATGATGACGACATTTGCCGGGCGCCCGGTAGGCCTCGATACAATCGCGGCTACCATTGGCGAGGAAAGCCAGACGATAGAAGATGTGTATGAGCCTTATTTAATGCAGATCGGCTTCCTTCAGCGCACGCCTCGCGGACGGATGGCGACCGAGCAGGCTTATCGCCATATAGGCATCCCTTATCCGGAGAGAAATTAGAATGGCTAGTCCAAGGCAGCGGTCAGCAGAAAAGCTGTTTGTCGTCTATGATGGCGAGTGCAATTTCTGCATTGCGACGGTTGCAAGGCTCAAGGAGCTGCCGTCGCGGGCCGATTTGCAATTTGTGCAAATACAGCAGTTGGAGCAGCAAGGGATGCTGGGCGTCCCTGGTATTCAGCAGGTGAGTGAGCAGCAGCTTTATGAGAAAATGCATGTTGCAGACAGCAATGGTGTGCTATATGCCGGAGCAGAAGGCGTTGTGCGCGTGCTGCGCACGGTTAAAGGCCTGAGTGTGCTTTCTCTGCTTTACCAGTTGCCAGGCATGAGCCGCATAGCGGATGCCATTTATCGTATCATTGCGAGTCGGCGTTATGAATGGTTTGGCAGAACGGAGCAAAGCTGCTCGGTGAACGGCTGCGAGTGGAAGCCTCCAAGGCAGAACAATAATCACCCAGAAGGGGGAAGGTGAGATGAACACTCGCTTTTCGATCAGACGGTTGTTGCTTCTAACTTTAGCTGGGTTATTGCTCATTTCAATGTGGCATGTACAGCCCTCTCAAGGAGCTGTACCTCAGCTTGATTCGATACGAGTCGCCATTTTTTTGCAATTTCCGGGGAAATATCAGGTGAATACGGCCGCTGCTACACTCAGCTCGGCTGGCGGCTTGTCCATAGGTATGAAGCAGCCATCCGGCACGGAGGAATGGCTGCGGGAATCAGGCAATGTACAGGCCCGCTTTGCAAAGGATGATTATAAGGTCAAGGTGCTGGAAACGAACAGCTTCGAAACGGCGCTGAGCGCTTATAAACGAGTGCAAGCAGCCAAGGGCAGCGGTTTTATTACTTCCTTAACGAAGAAAAGCAAGACGGTGTACCAAGTAACAGAAGGTACCTACAAAACCGTCGACGAAGCAAAAACAGCGCTAGGCAAATGGAAGACAGACAGCGAGCTCATGAAGCTTTCCGGCGGCTCTCAGCCGGAGCTGCAAGGTCCGCTTCATCTGGAAAGCACAGGCTACGCCTCTAAAGCCGCAGCTGACAAGGCGGCCGCAGCATTCGAGGCAGCAGGTATTGATACGTATATCGCTGTACGCAAGCCTTCAAGCGGGCTGCGTTATTCCGTTATGGTAGGTGCTGCTGCCAGCAGCGCTGACCTGGATCTTATTAAGGTGGCGACTGGAGCAGCTGGCGTCAGCCTGCTGCAGGCCGATGTGTTAACGCCGTATTTGCTGCTAAAGAGCGATCACACGCTGACAGGCAAGTCAGGAAGCCCGCTTACGATGTATACGTTTCCTGTAACAAGCGCTAAAGTGTGGGTAGAGCCGGCAGGCAAAGAAACGATTAAGCTGACGGAGCGATACAGCCGCACGTATCGCGGGGCGTTTGAATTCAGTGATTTTAATGGCAAGCTTGCCGTTGTAAATGAACTTCCGTTTGAGCAGTATTTGTATTCGGTTGTAGGGGCGGAAATGGTGTCCTCTTGGCCGCAGGAGGCTTTGAAGGCCCAAGCGGTAGCCGCTAGAACGTATGCACTCTATCAAGGCTCGGGTTTTCAAATCGCCCATGTGGTCGATAGCGTGAGCAGCCAGGCCTATGCCGGCACAAGCACGGAGAAGCAATCAACGATTCAAGCGGTAGATGCGACGCAAGGCGAGGTTGTACTGTACAAGGGCAAGCTGATCGAGGCGCTTTATTCCTCCAATGGCGGCGGGGCTACAGCGGATGCGAAGGAGGTATGGGGCAATGCAGTCCCCTATTTGACCAGCGTCAAAAGCCCGACGGACAGCTCGGCGGAGAAAGGGCTGTTCAGCTGGTACCGCGTCGTGCTCCCAAGCGGCTTGACTGGCTATATTCGCGAGGATTTGCTTACAGCAACAAGCGAAACGAACCCTGCAGGAATAAAGCTGATGAAGGTGAACACGGACGGCGTAAAGGTACGGAAAATACCGCTCATTCAGGATGATGTTCCTCTGGTTGGTCAGGTTAATGAGGGGGCTAAGGTTGTCGTTTTGGAAAAATCGGTGCAATCGGGGCCGATGTCTTGGGTACGAGGTCCGTTCAGCTCAGAAGAGCTGGTCGCTTCACTCAAGAGCGTCACTACGATATCCGGACCGATTCATTCGCTTCAAGTGAGCAAGACAGGACCGTCTGGACGCGCTACGGAGCTGCTCGCAAACGGCAAAAAGCTAGAGGTTAAATATCCAGATATGCTGCGGACGGCGCTTGGGAGCTTGCCAAGCACCCTATTCCAAATTGACGAGACGGCACGTGTCACCGTACTTGGAGCGAATAAGAAAACGACCACAAAGCCGGAGAGCGCAGGTGCGATCTATACGGTCGGGGCAGGCGGCGAAGTGAAGCAAATGGATGCCAAGCTGTATATGATGGGCAGCAAAGGCCAAGTCCGTGAAGCAACCAAGACGCCGAGCTTCCGTTTCGTCGGCACAGGCTTCGGTCATGGAATCGGCTTGTCCCAATATGGGGCGCTAGGCCTTGCTGAGCAAGGGTATGACTACTCTTATATTCTGAAATACTATTATAATGATGTAACTATCGCTAAGGAATGATGACTGACAGATGAACGTAGAAATGTTTGATTTTGAACTGCCGGAGCATTTAATCGCCCAGACGCCGCTGCTGCAGCGGACCTCATCAAGGCTCTTAACGCTGGACCGCAGCAGTGGCGCGGTGAACCATAAAGGCTTCACCGATCTGGCGCAGCATTTGCATGCCGGCGATGTGCTGGTGCTTAATGACACTAGGGTACTGCCTGCTCGTTTAATTGGCGCGAAGGCGGATACGGGGGCGAAGATTGAGCTTTTGCTGCTTAAGCAGCTCGAAGGAGACCGCTGGGAGGCGCTGGCGAAGCCAGCCAAGCGCATGAAGATCGGTACAGAGGTTTGGTTTGGCGACGATGGCAGCGGCCAGCCTCTGCTGCGTGCCTTTGTAGAAGAGGAAGGCGATATGGGCGGACGCACGATTCGTTTTGCCTATTCGGGCATTTTTCAGGAGCTGCTGGAGCGGCTTGGCGAAATGCCGCTTCCCCCATACATTCGGGAACGTTTGGAGGAGCGTGAGCGCTACCAGACCGTATTTGCCAAGCATAACGGCTCGGCAGCCGCACCGACGGCGGGGCTCCATTTTACAGCCGATTTTTTGAAGCAGCTTGCGGATAAAGGTGTGCGAATTGCCTATGTGACGCTGCATGTAGGACTCGGAACGTTTCGGCCGATGTCGGTTGACGTTGTGGAAGAGCATGTCATGCATTCGGAATATTACGAGCTTAGCGAGGAGACGGCTGCGCTGCTGAATCAGGCGAGGGCCGAAGGTGCGCGAATCGTTGCGGTAGGGACAACCTCAGCGCGGACGCTGGAAACCGTTGCGACCCGCTTTGAAAATGAAAGCATTCAGGCATGCAGCGGCTGGACTGATATATTTATTTTTCCCGGCTATTCCTTCAAGCTTGTTAATGCGCTGCTGACCAATTTCCATTTGCCCAAGTCGACGCTGGTTATGCTCGTCAGCGCGCTTGCTGGGCGCGATGCGGTGATGAGCGCGTATGCGGAAGCGATTCGTGAGGAATACCGCTTTTTCAGCTTCGGCGATGCGATGTTTATTTATTAATAGTAATGCAACAAAATTAAAGAGGACAGGAAGCGTGAATTGTGGCTGTAACCTATGAATTGTTGAAAGTGTGCAAGCAGTCTGGAGCGCGGCTCGGCCGCGTCCATACGCCTCATGGCGTCATCGAGACGCCGGCTTTTATGCCAGTGGGAACTCAGGCGACGGTAAAGACAATGAGCCCGGAAGAACTGAAGACGATGGATGCTCATATTATTTTGAGCAATACGTACCATCTGTTTTTACGCCCCGGACATGATTTGATTGAGCGCGCAGGCGGCTTGCATAAGTTTATGAACTGGGACCGTCCGATTTTGACTGACAGCGGCGGCTTTCAGGTGTTCAGCTTGAGCGAAATGCGTAAAATTACCGAGGAGGGCGTCCAGTTCCGTTCCCATTTGAACGGAGATAAGATGTTTTTGTCGCCGGAGAAGGCGATGGAAATTCAAAACGCGCTTGGCTCTGATATTATGATGGCTTTTGACGAATGCCCGCCATATCCGGCTGAGCATGCTTATGTCAAACAGTCGCTTGAGCGCACGACACGCTGGGCTGAGCGCTGCCTTGAATCCCATGCTCGCCCACATGACCAAGGTCTATTCGCAATTGTCCAGGGAGGCATGTATGAGGACCTGCGCATCCAGAGTGCGAAAGATTTGACTTCCATGGATTTCCCGGGGTATGCTATTGGAGGACTAAGTGTCGGAGAGCCTAAACACCTGATGTATCAGGCACTTGAGTATACGGTACCACTGCTTCCAACCGGCAAGCCAAGGTATTTAATGGGAGTTGGTTCTCCCGATGCGCTGCTGGAAGGCTCCATTCGCGGCATTGATATGTTCGACTGTGTGCTGCCTACGAGAATTGCACGCAATGGAACTACGATGACAAGCGAGGGAAGACTCGTTATTCGCAATGCCAAGTATGCAGAGGATTTTGGGCCACTCGATCCAAAATGCTCTTGCTACACATGCACGAATTATTCTCGCGCTTATATCCGCCACTTGATGAAGGCTGATGAAACATTCGGTATGAGATTGACGACTTATCATAATTTACATTTCCTGCTTCAACTCATGAGGGATGTGCGTCAGGCGATTACCGAAGATCGACTCCTTGATTTTCGCGATGAGTTTTTTGACAGCTATGGGTTGCGGGATAACGATAAAGGATTTTAGAAAGGGGGGATTTCAATGCCACTATGGTTAGCAGATGCAGCTGGTGCGCCAACGAATAGTATTTGGGGAATGGCATGGCCGATACTACTGATGTTCGCCGTGTTCTACTTCTTGCTTATTCGACCGCAACAGAAGAAACAGAAGCAGCGTACAGCGCTGTTGTCGCAACTGAAAAAAGGCGATAAAATTTCAACAATCGGCGGGATGCACGGTACAATTGCAGAATTGACGGATGACACAGTCGTACTTCGCGTCAATGATACGGTTAAGCTGACATTTGAACGCAGCGCAATTAGCTCGGTCATTAGCAGTGCACCTACGCTTTCGAAAGAGTAGTAGGATAGCTCAAAAAAGCTTGCGCCTTGAAGGATTGACCTTCAAGGCGCAAGCTTTTTTTTAAAATATAAGAATGTATAAGTTTCACGCTTATAAATGGGCTTATATTTCTAAGGCAAAGCTCTTCATCGCAATGGAACGCAATGGAAGGACGACGAAGTCGTTTGTGCTTGATATATAAGCAAATACAAGCTGCTGCTCTTTCACCGAATTACTTCTTGAGATTGACGCCAATAACGCCCCCGAAAGCGCCAAGCAGCAAAGTAACGCCAAGCACAATCGCGGTATGCAGGGAAAAGCCGGCATCGGCAGCCAGAAAGCCGATTAACAGTATAGTCACACCATAGAGAAGTCCGAGCAATCCGCCCTGGTACCAGCCTTTCATGCCGGAACGCTTGCCCGACGTTAATCCGCCGGCAAAAGCGGACAAGCCATGAATACACGTTGCGAAGGTCGGCAGGCTGCTTTCCTTCATATTGCCGAAGTGAAGCAGCAGCGAAAGCAGCAAAGCGCCTAAAGCAAGCCAAACGATAGCATAAAGAAGACCCGCCAACATAGGGGAAGCGATCTGGGGCGGCCGCGGCACATGTTTAATCGGATTCATCGATTTCCTCCTTAAATTCCTTTTACTTAAACCATATGGCCAGGCTGTGTGGAATAGTACAAACAAGTGAGAGAGTGGACGAAATTCTATCCGATTACGTATAATGTGAGGGACAATGTGAAACGGCTATCGCCGTCCTTTGGCGGCGCGGCGCGTTTCAGTCCGAGAAATATAAGCCCATTTATAAGGGGAAACTTATAAATGCTTATATTTTAAGAAAGGGTGAAGCGAGATGGAAACCAAGGCAGCAGGAATGCTTTACAATCCGGCGGCTTGGCAGGTTATCGCAGTAGCAGTTATTTTTTTGGTAACCTATGCCTTTGTCATTACGGATAAAATCAATCGGGCAGTGGCGGCGCTGGCAGGCGCATTTCTCATATTGGTGCTTGGCATATTGGATCTGCGGTATGCTTTTACGGAGGCGGTCGGCTGGCGCGTCATTATGCTGCTCATCGGGATGATGCTGCTTGTCGGCATTTTGAACCGGGCAGGCGTCATCCCATACATAGCGATTAAGCTGGCCCAGTGGGCTCAAGGAAGCTCGTGGAAAATATTTATATTGCTCATTGCCTTAACGGGCATTAGCTCAGCGTTTTTGGACAATGTAACCATTATGCTGCTCGTTATTCCGGTGACGATGTCGATTACAAAATTGCTGAAGCTGAATCCCTACCCGTTTG
This window encodes:
- the nikB gene encoding nickel ABC transporter permease, yielding MLRFWLERAMQMLLVIFCVATLTFILMRVSPGDPARILLTTHNIPASQEAIDALREEMGLTDSLWSQYIRWLGDVFTWQWGTSYMSKEPVAGELLKRLPATLELASAGAFVMLLATCLIGLVTAIFSTGLLDRMGRLMALLGASIPSFWLGFLLIYFFSVRLGWLPSMGRGSIAHLLMPAVTLGLGLGAVYARVLRTNMLEMNSQNFVKASRARGLSKGRILIFQVFKHAFLPILSMLGTSFAFMLGGNVIVETIFSWPGLGKYIIEAITARDYPVIQGYVVFTSFLFVAIHLAVEALYVRLDPRLRAS
- the nikC gene encoding nickel transporter permease, with the translated sequence MPTLFQKKNTSLLLGIGLFAVIVLLGLLAPWLAPHDPLQVHLSNRLLSPSGEYPFGTDHLGRCILSRILYGIRTTVSIAFVILGLSLCISLPIGLLTGYFGGRTDHFFMRLMDGTLAFPDFVLTIAIVGILGPGFTNMILAIVIVRWANYVRLIRGLVLKVSKEDYLITARMSGNSHLRIMRRYILPQIAAPIAVFSTLDIGKIVLLIAGLSFLGLGVQPPTPEWGVMLHDATRYFQLAPHVMIFPGLAIVSFVLACQLIGDRFKERHAHVPKEV
- a CDS encoding ABC transporter ATP-binding protein — translated: MAENRTDIMDSAGFNDTPLLRVQNMEISRQQAGKWCPIVKHFSLELHAGEMAALVGPSGCGKSMTAHALVGLLETELRLTGGQILYGGEDISRYDERRLQQLRREEIALLIQHSLSGLDPIRTVRRQMVETLRLKARHSRKEMESYLYMLLERMGFAEPKLILDAYPFELSGGMRQRVLLAMMLSTEPKLLIADEPTTALDALNRDRVLALLKQLQADFGLTVLLISHDEQSVHKFADRVITMQSGGITSAQAGGSAL
- a CDS encoding dipeptide/oligopeptide/nickel ABC transporter ATP-binding protein, encoding MIVLELRQVAKFYPLRLLRRRGGLKARDGKASVQAVKQVNLALHLGETLGLVGESGSGKSTLARLIMKLETLSSGQILLGGQSIHEPHMKELHLYKRVQLVLQDSATSLHPRMLVKEVLAEPMRNFDALRPLEIREASVQLIRAVGLDESFLEKLPHQLSGGQKQRVCIARALAVRPALIIFDESLASLDPLSQASIVAMLQQIQRGQELSYLFITHDLELARRLCDRVAVMYQGEIVETFSQWEEGALKHPYTQALFATHAEAVNVGAAAYAENAE
- a CDS encoding BofC C-terminal domain-containing protein, coding for MMLMSLWKQLKRKLRRRPLWTLGSIALLALTLAGAVWQPGKAAAAVRLTSAVTHFADSASAANVVGAAFRSGAVTRPSADLLRELREQQEPVSVMLRRYYLCGQESRPLGRMTSLQLIRLLEANSSWHATFDKTNNRVLVEQTVDEFSKHCQNEAYMGVDKQGNLSLFEGEPQQEKVLRTFFQLDIRYLESSLPHDKVEQLSHGIKINDMDEFNSVLSTFSDYELGHGKATKRSAY
- the ruvC gene encoding crossover junction endodeoxyribonuclease RuvC; this translates as MRVLGIDPGIAIAGFGFVDKVGHKLKPVQYGCIQTEAHTPPEERLIQIYDSAVALMDKYKPDSVAVEKLFFNRNVSTAFAVGQARGVIILAAAQRGLPVAEYTPLQVKQAVVGYGKAEKRQVQEMVKMFLNLSAIPKPDDVADALAVAICHAHSAVLVQKLNEAGRS
- the ruvA gene encoding Holliday junction branch migration protein RuvA — protein: MIDFLRGIVSHIELEYVVLDVRDVGYRVFTPNPYALAKKEEAVTLYIHHSVREDAILLYGFATREEQTLFRKLLEVSGIGPRVALGILAGGKPETVIAAIQQENITFLTKLPGIGKKTAQRMILDLKDKLAGIASDAAVLSAAGAYLEPDLFQGGSGQGAGTAWEEAREALAALGYTAAELDRAWHGLQQTVVPEETVDSLMKRALQQLFKG
- the ruvB gene encoding Holliday junction branch migration DNA helicase RuvB; the protein is MDERIISANLMMDDQAVELSLRPRYLAEYIGQSKAKENLKVYIDAAKLRKEALDHVLLYGPPGLGKTTLSNIIANELGVNLRTTSGPAIERPGDLAALLTNLQEGDVLFIDEIHRLHRTVEEVLYPAMEDYALDIMIGKGPSARSVRLDLPPFTLIGATTRAGLLSAPLRDRFGVISRLEFYTVDELAYIISRSAEIFNISIVGEASREIALRSRGTPRIANRLLKRVRDFAQVRGDGIITDEIASSALELLQVDPMGLDSIDHKMLQAMMTTFAGRPVGLDTIAATIGEESQTIEDVYEPYLMQIGFLQRTPRGRMATEQAYRHIGIPYPERN
- a CDS encoding DUF393 domain-containing protein: MASPRQRSAEKLFVVYDGECNFCIATVARLKELPSRADLQFVQIQQLEQQGMLGVPGIQQVSEQQLYEKMHVADSNGVLYAGAEGVVRVLRTVKGLSVLSLLYQLPGMSRIADAIYRIIASRRYEWFGRTEQSCSVNGCEWKPPRQNNNHPEGGR